Proteins from a genomic interval of Plodia interpunctella isolate USDA-ARS_2022_Savannah chromosome 20, ilPloInte3.2, whole genome shotgun sequence:
- the LOC128678622 gene encoding prostatic acid phosphatase-like, with protein sequence MNIVVCEISLICFLWHFLLGSTHESDVTFSFMVHRHGDRTPSRYSVNYSTSPEELEKLIEPYGYGQLTEKGMQKAYRLGQYIHFQYKSILAPKFNESEIYLRSTDVSRTKMTMLVALAAIYPPVVRWKEDLNWTPVPYTTVPVKTDYNRPTSSCPELEHKMNNILSRKCSEMKPFDDVLALLSEEIGVGFDLREKPLYISQIYNTFEAQESLGLKLTPKVQRALPRIKEAADKAFNIIFRQKDILKYFCGVLLREFHEFAKLVISGSETATVRIYSAHHENVYGISKISRTDISGMPVFASVFSLNLKRAKDDFIVEPVFAYDTPGGVFSFERLDVKDCGEPCFYDKFVELTKKHTLDYDSWRKMCVR encoded by the exons ATGAACATTGTCGTATGCGAAATATCGTTGATATGTTTTTTGTGGCATTTTCTGTTGGGGTCCACTCATGAGTCAGATGTGACTTTTAGTTTTatg GTCCATCGTCACGGTGACAGGACGCCGTCACGTTACAGTGTGAATTACAGCACAAGTCCAGAGGAATTGGAAAAACTTATTGAGCCGTATGGTTATGGACAACTAACTGAG AAAGGCATGCAGAAAGCATACCGTTTGGGTCAATACATCCATTTccaatataaaagtattttagcGCCGAAATTTAATGAATCCGAAATCTATCTCCGGTCTACGGATGTCTCCCGAACCAAGATGACCATGCTGGTCGCTTTGGCCGCCATCTACCCTCCAGTCGTGAGGTGGAAGGAAGACCTCAATTGGACACCAGTTCCCTATACAACTGTACCTGTAAAAACAGATTAC AACAGACCAACGTCGTCCTGCCCTGAACTTGAACACAAAATGAACAATATACTATCGCGGAAATGTTCAGAAATGAAACCGTTTGATGATGTACTGGCTTTGTTATCGGAAGAGATTGGCGTGGGTTTCGATCTAAGAGAAAAACCACTGTATATAAGCCAAATATATAACACATTTGAAGCCCAA GAGTCCTTGGGTTTGAAACTGACACCTAAAGTCCAACGGGCTCTCCCAAGGATTAAGGAAGCAGCCGATAAAGCGTTCAACATTATATTCCGTCAGAAAGatatactgaaatatttttgcg GTGTTCTACTAAGAGAATTTCACGAATTCGCAAAACTTGTGATATCTGGCAGTGAAACGGCAACAGTGAGAATATACTCGGCACACCACGAAAATGTCTACGGTATTTCGAAAATAAGCAGGACAGATATATCAGGCATGCCTGTTTTCGCATCTGTATTCTCTTTGAATCTGAAAAGGGCAAAGGACGATTTTATTGTAGAG CCAGTTTTCGCATACGATACGCCAGGTGGCGTATTCTCATTTGAACGTTTAGATGTAAAAGATTGCGGGGAACCCTGCTTCTATGACAAATTTGTCGAGCTCACGAAGAAACACACCTTGGATTATGATTCGTGGAGAAAAATGTGTGTTcgttaa
- the LOC128678816 gene encoding prostatic acid phosphatase-like isoform X1 translates to MSRCNVLMLLVWTRVVLCSDVTNGTELVMSFLVHRHGDRTPLESTISFSTDPETLEELSSQYGYGQLTIAGKKRSYELGKFIRRRYYELLSPKYNRSEIYIRSTDVTRSKMTILTALAAIYPPIGERWHTEIAWEPVPYTTVPVKYDFNTAMVNCPKFMTAYYALYTSSAPEVTARFSGVLNILTSELGINITNLPALVYPIYDVFVSQLSLGLELGPKLDAILDDIGDAADECIGLTFGVNEYIHLQAGVLLEEFYTYAELAMSGEDTPKLRIYSAHDFNVYSLEAVTKVNRQGVPKYAAAYALELRKITSTGDYVVLPVYLPSPGEDVVYLQVEGCDLLCEYDRFVELTEGNALDISLWRDECGFSEDLEVDEASIG, encoded by the exons ATGTCCAGATGCAATGTATTAATGCTACTGGTGTGGACTCGTGTTGTTTTGTgtagtgacgtcacaaatggTACGGAATTAGTGATGAGCTTTTTG GTTCACAGGCACGGAGACAGAACACCACTGGAGTCAACAATATCATTCTCAACAGACCCTGAGACGCTCGAAGAATTGTCTTCGCAATACGGTTACGGTCAACTCACTATA GCAGGGAAAAAGCGTTCTTATGAACTGGGAAAATTCATCAGACGTCGCTACTACGAGCTCCTGTCTCCAAAATACAACAGATCCGAAATCTATATCAG GTCTACAGACGTCACAAGATCAAAGATGACAATCCTGACAGCCCTGGCTGCCATCTACCCCCCCATCGGCGAGAGGTGGCACACGGAAATCGCGTGGGAGCCTGTGCCGTACACAACTGTACCTGTGAAATATGATTTT AACACAGCAATGGTGAACTGTCCGAAGTTCATGACGGCATACTACGCGTTGTACACATCATCAGCTCCAGAAGTTACCGCCCGGTTCAGTGGCGTCCTGAACATATTGACCAGTGAACTGGGCATCAATATCACGAACCTGCCAGCTCTGGTGTATCCTATTTATGACGTCTTCGTTAGTCAA CTCAGTCTGGGATTGGAGCTAGGCCCCAAACTCGACGCCATCTTGGACGACATAGGAGATGCCGCTGACGAATGTATAGGACTGACATTCGGAGTAAACGagtacatacatttacaaGCAG GAGTATTACTCGAAGAGTTCTACACGTACGCTGAACTGGCAATGTCTGGTGAAGATACTCCCAAGTTAAGGATCTATTCAGCTCACGATTTCAACGTATATTCTCTGGAAGCTGTGACCAAGGTGAACCGGCAAGGGGTGCCGAAATACGCGGCAGCCTACGCTTTGGAGCTCAGGAAGATCACGAGCACTGGGGATTACGTTGTTTTG CCTGTGTACCTACCGTCTCCTGGCGAAGACGTGGTCTACCTCCAAGTGGAAGGCTGCGACCTACTCTGCGAATACGACCGTTTCGTGGAACTCACTGAAGGGAATGCCTTAGATATCAGTCTATGGAGGGACGAGTGCGGATTTTCCGAGGACTTAGAAGTAGACGAAGCGTCTATTGGGTag
- the LOC128678816 gene encoding prostatic acid phosphatase-like isoform X2 has product MVHRHGDRTPLESTISFSTDPETLEELSSQYGYGQLTIAGKKRSYELGKFIRRRYYELLSPKYNRSEIYIRSTDVTRSKMTILTALAAIYPPIGERWHTEIAWEPVPYTTVPVKYDFNTAMVNCPKFMTAYYALYTSSAPEVTARFSGVLNILTSELGINITNLPALVYPIYDVFVSQLSLGLELGPKLDAILDDIGDAADECIGLTFGVNEYIHLQAGVLLEEFYTYAELAMSGEDTPKLRIYSAHDFNVYSLEAVTKVNRQGVPKYAAAYALELRKITSTGDYVVLPVYLPSPGEDVVYLQVEGCDLLCEYDRFVELTEGNALDISLWRDECGFSEDLEVDEASIG; this is encoded by the exons atg GTTCACAGGCACGGAGACAGAACACCACTGGAGTCAACAATATCATTCTCAACAGACCCTGAGACGCTCGAAGAATTGTCTTCGCAATACGGTTACGGTCAACTCACTATA GCAGGGAAAAAGCGTTCTTATGAACTGGGAAAATTCATCAGACGTCGCTACTACGAGCTCCTGTCTCCAAAATACAACAGATCCGAAATCTATATCAG GTCTACAGACGTCACAAGATCAAAGATGACAATCCTGACAGCCCTGGCTGCCATCTACCCCCCCATCGGCGAGAGGTGGCACACGGAAATCGCGTGGGAGCCTGTGCCGTACACAACTGTACCTGTGAAATATGATTTT AACACAGCAATGGTGAACTGTCCGAAGTTCATGACGGCATACTACGCGTTGTACACATCATCAGCTCCAGAAGTTACCGCCCGGTTCAGTGGCGTCCTGAACATATTGACCAGTGAACTGGGCATCAATATCACGAACCTGCCAGCTCTGGTGTATCCTATTTATGACGTCTTCGTTAGTCAA CTCAGTCTGGGATTGGAGCTAGGCCCCAAACTCGACGCCATCTTGGACGACATAGGAGATGCCGCTGACGAATGTATAGGACTGACATTCGGAGTAAACGagtacatacatttacaaGCAG GAGTATTACTCGAAGAGTTCTACACGTACGCTGAACTGGCAATGTCTGGTGAAGATACTCCCAAGTTAAGGATCTATTCAGCTCACGATTTCAACGTATATTCTCTGGAAGCTGTGACCAAGGTGAACCGGCAAGGGGTGCCGAAATACGCGGCAGCCTACGCTTTGGAGCTCAGGAAGATCACGAGCACTGGGGATTACGTTGTTTTG CCTGTGTACCTACCGTCTCCTGGCGAAGACGTGGTCTACCTCCAAGTGGAAGGCTGCGACCTACTCTGCGAATACGACCGTTTCGTGGAACTCACTGAAGGGAATGCCTTAGATATCAGTCTATGGAGGGACGAGTGCGGATTTTCCGAGGACTTAGAAGTAGACGAAGCGTCTATTGGGTag